The segment TCAAACCTGCAGCGCGACCGGACGCACTTATCATCCGGCCACGCTCTCCACTTATGGCAGCGGGGGCGATCCCATTGAATGCGGCAACGCGCTTTATGATCTGGGTTACATTAAAAAACTGGAAACCGATAAATTCAATCACGGGGAAGGCCTGGGTTGTTCCATCTGGACGATCCCTGCTTTGAACATTCAGCAGTCGGTTCGCGAGACGGCCACGCCGACCAACGCGACGGATTCCAATGTTGATTTCCAGCGGGTTTGCGCCTGTCGAGAAACGTGATCAAAAAGCATCAAGATTGGCGACAAGGCCCACGCTGACCGCAGCAAGATCGATCCAGTTGCTGCTGAAGCCATCCCCTGTGGAGTTGTCACGCTCGCGCGTCGTGCCGCGGGAACCTCCACTGATATAGCGGACGCTGGCAAAGGTGCGGAAGCGTTGGTTGATCTGCGAGCTTAATTTGAGGCTCGTATCAATCAAAGCGCCTGTGGTTTCATCGGCATCATCACCATTAAGGATGGCCGATGACGCGTGGTTCCCTTCGGCTTCGAATTCCAGCGCCAGAGTCGGGCTCAGCCGATAGCCCAGGGTCAGGGCCAAAAGCGGCACCGGCCCTACCCCACGGTTGCTGACCAGGGTTTTCCCATCCAGAGTTTGGAATTCGGTTTTGGCGTTGCGTATCTGAAGTCCAAGGCCAAGGTGCAGCGTGGTGCGATCGGATTTCCAGGTTTCCCAAAGATAGGTGCCGCGATAATAAGGGAAACTGTAGACGAATTGCGTAGGCGTACCCGCGGCGAAGGGCACATTGTCGACGAGAATATCCCGGCGCAGAGCTGTTCGTGAGCGCAGCTCCAGCGGCTGATAGACGAAACGGAGACGCGCTCCATCATCCATTTTCATCTCCGCCGTGTAACGCTGAAACGTCACGAGGTTATCCTGCCCGCCTTCTTTCACATAATCAAAGTGGGTATTCTCGCGGCTATACATGATGCGATGATTCACAACACCCAGCACGCCCAGCTCCGACTGCACCTCGACCGCATCCGACGCTGAATCGGTTGACGTCGTTTCCGTCTTCTCCTGGGCATAAACCAGCGGCGGATAGAGGTTGGTGAAAAAGGACAGTAGGCTCACAAACAAAGGCCGTTTCATGGAATGCTCCTTAAATAATCGCCCAAGGTTTTCATAAGAAGTGTACGTGGGAAAGGATTCACCTTGCCCGATGCCTCCTGCAAAGTGCCGGGAATAATCACCAGGCCCACAGGCTGCCGCGGCTGCAGGAGAGGTTGGGGATGCGGAATCCTTCGGGCCTCTTCAAAGAGCTGGCTCGCCATGATTGTCCTGAGTTGGCTACGGTGCTGCCTAAGGACATCTGTGACAGACGACTGTCCTGCCAAAGGGCGGTCCAAAAGAGTGGCGAAAATCCTGCGAAATTCCAGCGCTGCCGCAAATTCACGGGACACGGAATCGGCCGCGGAGGCTATCGGCATGAAGCCCAGACCCTGCAGGGTGATGATCCAAATCCAGGACAAACAGCGACGCATCATTCAGTCCTCCTTGACGCTTGAGCCTGCTTTGCAAGGAGCTTGCCTCGGGTCCTGGCACGGCTTTGGCATTTGACTTTGCGACAATCCCTGAATCCGGTAGGAGTATTTATGTCAAAAGTCGCGTCTCACTCGCCGGCCAGCCTTTGGAAAAATGGTGAATGGCCGAATTTCGCGGATCAGGTTCCGCATAAGTCAAGCGATGTCATCATAGTCGGGGCTGGCATTGCCGGTCTGACCTCGGCATATCTCATGGCCATGGAAGGCCTGCGTGTCACTGTCCTTGAAGCGTCCCAGCCGGGCGAAGGTGAAACCGGCAATACGTCCGCGCATCTGTCCAGCGCCCTTGATGATCGTTTCACGGAACTGGAGGAACTCTTCGGCGAAGAGGGCTCGTTCCTGGCGGCTGAAAGTCATCGCTGGGCCATTGATATCATTGAGTCCATCTGTCTGCGGGAAAACATCGACTGCGGTTTTGAACGGGTCGATGGTTATCTCTTCAGCACCGAGGAAGCTGAGAACGAGGAACTGCGCAAGGAATTCGAAGCGGCGAAGCGGGCTGGTTTTCAGGATCTGGAGATGCTGCCGGCCCCACCCCTGCGCTCACAAAAACAGGGTGCGGCCATTCGTTTTCCCAACCAGGCCCAGTTTCATCCTTTGAAATATTTAAAAGGCCTCAGTGCAGCTGTGCAGAAATACGGAGGGAATATTCTTCTGAACCATGAAGTCATCGACATTCATGGTCATGCCGCCCCCTACACGCTGACGACGCGTCAGGGAACGACCCACACGGCCGCGCATGTGGTGGTGGCCACCAACAGTCCCTTCAATAACCGCTTTGTCATGCATACGAAACAGGCGGCCTATCGCACCTATATCCTGACCTTCGCTATCGAAGCCGGAAGCGTAAACAAGGCGCTCTACTGGGACATGAAGGATCCTTATCATTACGTGCGCCTCTATCAGCCGAATGAACATCAGACGCTCCTGATCGTAGGCGGCGAGGATCATAAAACCGGCCAGAGCGAAGATCCGGATCAGTCTTTTGAAAAACTCGAAACCTGGACCAGAAAGCACTTCCCTGAAGCCGGCGACATCGTGACCCGCTGGTCGGGCCAGGTGCTTGAACCTGTGGACTGCCTTGCTTTCATCGGGCGGAATCCGGGTGATGAGCAGCTCTATATCGTAACCGGCGATTCAGGCCATGGACTCACGCATGGAACGATCGCCGGCATGCTTTTAAACGACCTTGTGCATAAGCGCAATAATCCCTGGGAAAAGCTCTATGATCCCGGACGCAAGGCGAAATCCTTCAGCTCCCTCAAAGAGTTCCTGAAGGAAAACATCAACGTCGCCCTGCAGTATCGTGATTATTTCTCGCCCGCTGACCTTTCGCGTCCAGGCGAAGTGCCGATAGGAGAAGGCGCCATCGTTCGGCATGGTCTGCAAAAACTGGCGGTCTATCGCGATCATGACAATGAGCTGCATACACTGTCCGCAGTGTGCCCCCATTTGGGCGGCATCGTGCGCTGGAACAAGGTCGAGAAAACCTGGGACTGTCCCTGCCACGGATCCCGCTTCAGCTGCAAAGGTGAAGTGATCAACGGCCCGGCCATCAGCAACCTGAACAAGGCCGAGCTGCATTGACTTCACTTCAGCCCGGGTTTTCCACATGAAGCTCGGGCTGCAGCCGATCCTCTTTTTCCATGTCCTGCAGCATGAAGCCCTCTTTCGCCAGCGCCTTCTGAATGCCCAGCGCGGCCCTTGTGCCTTCCGCTGCGGCCATGATCGCGAGCTGGACATCCTTCATCATGGTCCCAGCCACATAGAGCCCCGGTATATTCGTCGCTTCATAGTGCGCGGTTTTCACAGCGCCACCCTCGGTGAATTCACAACCGAGGCTTTCCGTCAAAGACGATTTTTGATAGCAGGGCGTATTGAAGTAAAGATAGGAACGCGGAAGGCGCTGTCCATTGCGAAAACGAATGGCTTTGAGTCGACCGTCATCATGCTCAAGACATTCGATCAGCTCCTCATGCACGGCAATGTCCCGGTTTTCGAGCTGCTTTCTTTGCTTCATAAGAAGCCCGGAAGGACCATCCGTGCAGATCACCAGATCGCGGCTCCAGGTATAAAGAGCCCGCGCCATCGTAAAAGCCCGTGCGCCGCGACCAAAGATGGCCAGCGGTTTTTCCCGCGTTTCCCAGCCGTCGCAGTAAGGGCTTTGGAAGACACTTTTGCCTAAGCATGCGTCAGCCCCTGCAAGAGGCGGCAGCTCATCCATGACGCCGGTTGCCAAAAGAAGCTTCCTGCTGCTGGCGTTGCGCCCGCCCCTGGTGACGATTTCAAATTCATTCTGCCAACGGCGTCCATCCACGATCTCATCATCCCAGAAGGTCACCGTGCCGAGGGCAGCCAGCTGTTCCCGCCCGCGGCTGACAAGATCGCGCAGGTTGAGTCCATCCAGAGCCAAAAAACCGTGCAATTTTTTCGAGTCCCAGTTGCGGGTTTGATGCGCATCACAGAGCAGGACTCTGCGGCAGGCGCGTCCCAGAAGAAGAGCGGCACTGAGTCCGGCCGGGCCGCCGCCGACTATGATAACGTCAAAAAAATTTTGTGTTCGCATAGGTTCACCAGAAAGAAGGGTGAAAGGCAGAAGACAGAGACGGGCCTGCAAGACTCGAACCGCCAGCTTCTGGCTCTGTCCCGTCATTTCTTACCCAAGCGCGTCCCCTCAGGGGCAAAGGGCTTGACTCCGCTTTCGCGCGAAGCTAGCTTGAAGGTTTTCATGATCATGCCAACACGGCAAGAGAGCAGCCAGAAGCTGAAGGAGACGCGGAATGATTCAGATTTACGGACCCGCAGGATCAAGTGCAGGACGTTGCTTTTGGGCCCTGGAAGAAATCGGAGCGCCTTATGAGGCCGTGCCGGTGAATATGGGAGCGAAGGAGCACAAAAAACCGGAATTTCTGCGCATGAATCCCAACGGCAAGGTTCCGGTTTTGAAGGACGGCGATGTCGTTCTTTGGGAATCCATGGCCATCAATTTCTATCTCGCTGAAAAATACAAACCTGCGCTCCTGGGTGCCGACCTTCATGAAAAGGCCGATATCCTGAAGTGGAGCTTCTGGGGCCTTGCGGAATATCAGAAGCCGATCATCGACGCCTTTATTCAGAAAGTTTTCGTGCCCGAAGCTCACCGCGATCATGCGATCATTGCCCGGAGCCTGGAAAAAATCGCACCCTTGAATCAGCTTCTGGATCAGCACCTGAGCGGCCGCACCTACATGGTGGGGACAAGCTTCTCGCTGGCTGACATCAACGTCGCCTCGGTGGCCAAACTGTGCCCTATGATCGGGGCGAGCCTCAGCTCATTCCCGGCCATTCAAAGTTGGGTCAATCGTCTTATGGAACGTCCTGCGGCTCTCAAAGTCGCCGAACTCGAAAGAAAATAATTCAAGTTCTGACGTCAGCCCCGGCCGACGTCAGCCCCTTTCTTATCCGCCATTCATCTCGCGCCTGTAAAAATCCCCCGGTATTGACCCGTCCTAACTCATGAGGCCATGTCCATGTTCCGTAAACTTGCGCGACTGATGCTCGTCGTTCTGGGTCTTGTGCCCCTCCCGCTTTCCGCCCAAGACTGGCGCACTGCCGATCGCAGCAGCATGGGCCTCGCGCCTTCCCCGGACGCGGAGCCTGAGGCGTTGGTCCAGATCTATGCCGCGCGTGCCTTTCGATGGCGCGGTTACTTCGCCGTTCACACCTGGGTCGCGACCAAGGAAAAAAACGCTGCGGCCTATACGACCTATCACGTCACCAACTGGGGGCTCAACCGC is part of the Oligoflexus sp. genome and harbors:
- a CDS encoding glutathione S-transferase family protein gives rise to the protein MIQIYGPAGSSAGRCFWALEEIGAPYEAVPVNMGAKEHKKPEFLRMNPNGKVPVLKDGDVVLWESMAINFYLAEKYKPALLGADLHEKADILKWSFWGLAEYQKPIIDAFIQKVFVPEAHRDHAIIARSLEKIAPLNQLLDQHLSGRTYMVGTSFSLADINVASVAKLCPMIGASLSSFPAIQSWVNRLMERPAALKVAELERK
- a CDS encoding NAD(P)/FAD-dependent oxidoreductase, with amino-acid sequence MRTQNFFDVIIVGGGPAGLSAALLLGRACRRVLLCDAHQTRNWDSKKLHGFLALDGLNLRDLVSRGREQLAALGTVTFWDDEIVDGRRWQNEFEIVTRGGRNASSRKLLLATGVMDELPPLAGADACLGKSVFQSPYCDGWETREKPLAIFGRGARAFTMARALYTWSRDLVICTDGPSGLLMKQRKQLENRDIAVHEELIECLEHDDGRLKAIRFRNGQRLPRSYLYFNTPCYQKSSLTESLGCEFTEGGAVKTAHYEATNIPGLYVAGTMMKDVQLAIMAAAEGTRAALGIQKALAKEGFMLQDMEKEDRLQPELHVENPG
- a CDS encoding FAD-dependent oxidoreductase — protein: MSKVASHSPASLWKNGEWPNFADQVPHKSSDVIIVGAGIAGLTSAYLMAMEGLRVTVLEASQPGEGETGNTSAHLSSALDDRFTELEELFGEEGSFLAAESHRWAIDIIESICLRENIDCGFERVDGYLFSTEEAENEELRKEFEAAKRAGFQDLEMLPAPPLRSQKQGAAIRFPNQAQFHPLKYLKGLSAAVQKYGGNILLNHEVIDIHGHAAPYTLTTRQGTTHTAAHVVVATNSPFNNRFVMHTKQAAYRTYILTFAIEAGSVNKALYWDMKDPYHYVRLYQPNEHQTLLIVGGEDHKTGQSEDPDQSFEKLETWTRKHFPEAGDIVTRWSGQVLEPVDCLAFIGRNPGDEQLYIVTGDSGHGLTHGTIAGMLLNDLVHKRNNPWEKLYDPGRKAKSFSSLKEFLKENINVALQYRDYFSPADLSRPGEVPIGEGAIVRHGLQKLAVYRDHDNELHTLSAVCPHLGGIVRWNKVEKTWDCPCHGSRFSCKGEVINGPAISNLNKAELH